In Nicotiana tabacum cultivar K326 chromosome 11, ASM71507v2, whole genome shotgun sequence, a single window of DNA contains:
- the LOC107828109 gene encoding protein CANDIDATE G-PROTEIN COUPLED RECEPTOR 7-like, whose amino-acid sequence MEKFHHLRCLKLLQALFILSSFKFSVGEIKNTHIVDDSRQIILIERFGFAPDGHVTISLDHVSWRSNEPAAKLYPSSMGFCLVRDVSFPRLLNESMYADNFCVLSSKYVNLVFRFDKLGPDSTYNTSTTIDEPDEYNLIFGNCQKEFLVTMNVHTEMYNVNNGEKDFLPAGQTPLPKFYFLCFIVYLAFLAIWGFICIKQRKIVHKIHLIMAMLLVFKALKLICASEDKMYIKNTGKPHGWDVAFYIFGFLKGVTLFTVIVLIGTGWSFLKPFLHDREKKVLMFVIPLQVIENIASIVISESGPVEKHWLVWNEVFLLIDVMCCCIVLVPILWSIKSLREASKNDGKAAEILRKLTLFRHFYVVLIVYLYFTRFGIAMIESVVNYIHEWVTIVAAEGASLMFYMFIFYNFQPIEKNPYLAIDKDEEEEEEDDEDDA is encoded by the coding sequence ATGGAAAAGTTCCACCATCTTAGATGTTTAAAGCTACTACAAGCATTGTTCATACTATCAAGCTTTAAGTTTTCAGTAGGTGAAATCAAGAATACACATATTGTTGATGATTCTAGGCAAATAATATTGATTGAAAGATTTGGTTTTGCCCCTGATGGGCATGTAACCATTTCTCTAGACCATGTTTCTTGGAGATCAAATGAACCAGCTGCAAAACTTTATCCTTCTTCTATGGGATTTTGTCTCGTTAGAGATGTATCGTTCCCACGACTCTTGAACGAGTCCATGTACGCAGATAACTTCTGTGTTTTATCCAGTAAGTATGTAAATCTTGTCTTTAGATTTGACAAGCTTGGCCCTGATTCAACCTACAATACATCAACCACAATCGACGAGCCTGATGAATATAACTTGATTTTTGGTAATTGCCAAAAAGAATTTCTTGTCACAATGAATGTTCATACTGAAATGTACAATGTGAATAATGGGGAAAAAGATTTTCTTCCAGCTGGTCAAACTCCACTCCCTAAATTCTATTTCCTTTGTTTCATTGTATATCTTGCATTTTTAGCCATATGGGGATTTATCTGCATTAAACAGAGGAAAATTGTTCACAAGATTCATTTGATCATGGCTATGTTGTTGGTTTTCAAGGCTTTGAAGTTGATTTGTGCTTCAGAAGATAAAATGTACATTAAAAATACAGGGAAGCCTCATGGCTGGGATGtcgcattttatatttttggatttttgaaaggTGTAACACTCTTTACTGTTATTGTCCTTATTGGAACTGGTTGGTCTTTCTTGAAACCTTTCTTACATGACCGCGAAAAAAAGGTTTTAATGTTCGTGATCCCCTTACAAGTGATCGAAAATATTGCATCGATCGTGATAAGTGAAAGTGGACCTGTTGAGAAACATTGGTTAGTATGGAATGAGGTGTTTTTGTTAATAGATGTAATGTGTTGTTGTATTGTACTTGTTCCAATTTTATGGTCAATTAAAAGCCTTAGAGAGGCATCCAAGAATGATGGAAAAGCAGCTGAAATTCTGAGGAAGTTGACACTTTTTAGGCACTTTTATGTTGTCTTGATTGTGTACTTGTATTTTACTAGGTTTGGGATTGCTATGATTGAAAGTGTAGTGAATTACATACATGAATGGGTTACAATTGTTGCTGCAGAAGGTGCAAGCTTGATGTTTTATATGTTTATATTCTACAATTTTCAACCTATTGAGAAAAATCCATATTTGGCAATTgacaaagatgaagaagaagaagaggaagatgatgaggatgatgctTAA